The following are encoded in a window of Streptomyces griseiscabiei genomic DNA:
- a CDS encoding MobC domain-containing protein, whose amino-acid sequence MNEPRTASAADSAEQPATDSVTPHAKPSARRPPAAVEQPSWREPDAPALPARMNRKRTTEKRDQEKKIRFTPTAVRLIDAEARRRHQKFAGFVGDAALAVALGKAGMVGSPEDDPIRPLVEAIEAHTKALNRIGTNLNQVAAAIHSGAIPERAEAVLERIEQAAQASYALMDRLLAEGVGHGS is encoded by the coding sequence GTGAACGAGCCCCGCACCGCGTCTGCCGCCGACAGCGCCGAGCAGCCCGCCACCGACTCCGTCACCCCACATGCCAAGCCGTCTGCCCGTCGACCGCCCGCCGCCGTTGAGCAGCCCTCGTGGCGTGAGCCCGACGCTCCCGCGCTGCCCGCGCGGATGAACCGCAAGCGCACCACCGAGAAACGCGACCAGGAGAAGAAGATCCGCTTCACCCCGACCGCGGTCCGCCTCATCGATGCCGAGGCCAGGCGGCGCCACCAGAAGTTCGCCGGCTTCGTCGGCGACGCCGCCCTCGCCGTCGCGCTCGGCAAGGCGGGCATGGTCGGCAGCCCGGAGGACGACCCCATCCGCCCGCTGGTGGAGGCCATCGAAGCGCACACCAAAGCGCTGAACCGGATCGGCACCAACCTCAACCAGGTCGCGGCAGCCATCCACTCCGGCGCGATACCCGAGCGCGCCGAGGCCGTCCTCGAACGCATTGAGCAGGCCGCCCAGGCCAGTTACGCACTGATGGACCGGCTCCTGGCGGAAGGGGTTGGTCATGGTTCCTGA
- a CDS encoding DUF3631 domain-containing protein, whose protein sequence is MRAAIGKYVVLPSEEALTAVTLWVAATHIQTALQHAPRLAVVSPTKGCGKSRVLDVLHETVHQPMMTVNTSPAVIFRIIGKNPPTMLVDEADTIFSPKASGDSEILRGLLNAGHQRNRPAWRISGPDHKPTPFPTFAMAAIAGIGDLPDTVMDRAVVLRMQKRKPGERVTPFRSRYSVPELNALRDRLTAWLGPLRGQAARMVPHMPVEDRAADTWEPLVITADLAGGQWPAQARAACLAMTRHEAAQDEQSSLKTRLLRDIHRIFAQAENPEALSTQDLVAALLQDAEAPWAEHGTKGLNAYHLSNLLRDFNISPANYRFDKGRQAKAYMRNRFLDAWARNCPDLVEAAPESEYGAFPARVAQGRLPAAPAGTLPVGPPGGPAGPKRAL, encoded by the coding sequence TTGCGGGCAGCGATCGGCAAGTACGTGGTGCTGCCCAGCGAGGAGGCGCTGACCGCGGTCACCCTGTGGGTGGCGGCCACGCACATCCAGACGGCTCTGCAGCACGCGCCGCGTCTGGCGGTGGTGAGTCCAACGAAGGGGTGCGGCAAGTCCCGGGTTCTGGACGTGCTCCACGAGACCGTGCACCAGCCGATGATGACGGTGAACACTTCTCCGGCGGTCATCTTCCGGATCATCGGCAAGAACCCGCCCACCATGTTGGTGGACGAGGCGGACACCATCTTCAGCCCCAAGGCGAGCGGCGACAGCGAGATCCTGCGCGGCCTGCTGAATGCCGGCCACCAGCGCAACCGGCCCGCCTGGCGGATCTCCGGTCCGGATCACAAACCGACCCCGTTCCCGACCTTCGCCATGGCCGCCATCGCGGGGATCGGCGACCTGCCGGACACGGTCATGGACCGGGCGGTCGTTCTGCGGATGCAGAAGCGCAAGCCGGGCGAACGGGTCACCCCTTTCCGCTCTCGGTACTCGGTGCCAGAACTCAACGCGCTACGTGACCGGCTGACCGCATGGCTGGGTCCGCTGCGTGGGCAGGCAGCCCGCATGGTGCCGCACATGCCGGTGGAGGACCGGGCGGCGGACACCTGGGAGCCGCTGGTCATCACTGCCGACCTGGCCGGCGGCCAGTGGCCCGCCCAGGCTCGTGCCGCCTGCCTGGCCATGACCCGCCACGAGGCGGCCCAGGACGAGCAGAGCAGCCTGAAGACGCGGCTCCTGCGCGACATCCACCGCATCTTCGCGCAGGCGGAGAACCCCGAGGCCCTGTCCACCCAGGATCTGGTCGCTGCTCTGCTCCAGGACGCCGAGGCCCCGTGGGCGGAGCACGGCACCAAAGGGCTGAACGCGTACCACCTGAGCAACCTGCTGCGGGACTTCAACATCAGCCCAGCCAACTACCGGTTCGACAAGGGCAGGCAGGCCAAGGCATACATGCGCAACCGCTTCCTGGACGCCTGGGCCCGCAACTGCCCCGACCTCGTCGAGGCGGCGCCCGAGTCCGAATACGGCGCTTTTCCTGCTCGCGTAGCGCAGGGCAGGCTGCCCGCCGCCCCGGCTGGGACGTTGCCTGTCGGCCCGCCCGGTGGACCCGCCGGACCCAAGCGCGCTCTCTGA